A DNA window from Bacillus andreraoultii contains the following coding sequences:
- a CDS encoding DUF4317 domain-containing protein, with protein sequence MNIKDIANIRKQFKLDNDLLKVKDIFNVYIRKESNEIFHQEHHPFPLLDREQQELFMLNFKKVLTGQLDVKLFELKFQEHAEDHSRTILYDGLQTDDLEEWKMKMLNIVDKMVKDVQYDYDIVITFIRGDYFKPTKKTNEETDENARDSVYTHPFILCSMNRTEQPKKSLLFDFVEMEFKANIVVDSIINLTSPMSGFLYPCFTENYTDVNHILYSAGKANQPNYYIIEDVLNAEPVMTAQDDKAVFEEIVKEVVGDEVDSSTLSNVYEEINRIMEEDEEQDIPKLDYKDVEQVLKVSGVDEVDTEKVEMAFQKVIDDKNYELKATSIVPKSIKIETKVANISISPQDLKYVKQVTVGGKRCILIEVDEDAVIEGFKLIPETLLS encoded by the coding sequence ATGAATATAAAAGATATTGCAAACATCCGCAAACAATTTAAGCTCGATAACGATCTTCTTAAAGTAAAAGATATTTTTAATGTATATATTCGAAAAGAAAGTAATGAAATTTTCCACCAAGAACATCATCCATTTCCTCTGCTCGACCGGGAACAGCAAGAATTGTTCATGTTAAACTTCAAAAAAGTGTTAACCGGGCAGCTTGATGTGAAATTATTTGAATTAAAATTTCAGGAACACGCCGAGGACCATAGCCGAACGATTCTCTATGACGGCTTGCAAACGGATGATTTAGAAGAGTGGAAAATGAAAATGTTAAACATTGTTGATAAAATGGTTAAAGACGTCCAATACGATTACGATATCGTTATTACGTTTATTCGAGGGGATTACTTTAAACCGACGAAGAAAACGAATGAAGAAACCGATGAAAATGCAAGAGACTCAGTTTATACGCATCCATTCATTTTATGTAGTATGAATCGAACGGAGCAACCGAAAAAATCGCTACTATTTGATTTTGTTGAGATGGAGTTTAAAGCAAATATTGTTGTTGATTCAATTATTAATTTAACATCCCCAATGTCAGGATTTTTGTATCCGTGCTTCACTGAAAATTATACAGATGTAAATCATATCCTCTACTCAGCAGGAAAAGCAAACCAACCAAATTACTATATTATCGAGGATGTATTGAATGCTGAACCAGTCATGACTGCACAAGATGATAAAGCTGTATTTGAGGAAATCGTGAAAGAGGTCGTCGGGGATGAAGTCGATTCATCCACTTTGTCGAATGTGTATGAAGAAATTAATCGGATTATGGAAGAAGATGAGGAACAAGATATTCCAAAATTAGATTATAAAGATGTTGAACAAGTGTTAAAAGTGAGTGGAGTAGACGAAGTAGATACAGAAAAAGTTGAAATGGCTTTTCAAAAAGTCATTGATGATAAAAATTATGAACTAAAGGCAACAAGTATCGTTCCAAAATCAATTAAGATTGAAACAAAGGTAGCAAATATATCCATTTCTCCTCAAGATTTAAAATATGTCAAACAAGTAACAGTTGGGGGCAAACGTTGCATTCTAATTGAAGTAGATGAGGATGCGGTCATTGAAGGATTCAAACTAATTCCTGAAACATTATTAAGTTAA
- the glf gene encoding UDP-galactopyranose mutase, giving the protein MSCCKDPREGVKDGMQYDYLIVGSGLFGSTFAYEAAKRKKRVKIIERRAHIGGNIFTEEIEGIQVHRYGAHIFHTNNKDIWDYVNQFAEFNRYTNSPIANFKGEIYNLPFNMNTFNKLWGVLTPEEAKKKIEEQKKKANVRNPKNLEEQAIALVGTDIYEKLVKGYTEKQWGRNATELPAFIIKRLPVRFTYDNNYFNDKYQGIPIGGYTQIIEKMLSNPFIDIELNTDFIDNKNEYIREFPKIIYTGMIDQFFDYQFGELEYRSLHFETKILNQENYQGNAVVNYTDAETPFTRIIEHKHFEFGTQAKTVITKEYPKIWERGDEPYYPVNDKINNEKYRKYQELANQSPNIIFGGRLGMYKYFDMHQVIAAALKVVKSEFGESELIE; this is encoded by the coding sequence ATGAGTTGTTGTAAAGATCCAAGGGAAGGTGTGAAAGATGGTATGCAATATGATTATTTAATCGTAGGGTCGGGGTTATTCGGTAGTACATTTGCTTATGAGGCTGCAAAACGTAAAAAAAGAGTAAAGATCATTGAAAGACGAGCGCATATAGGTGGAAATATATTTACTGAGGAAATTGAGGGAATTCAAGTACATCGATATGGAGCCCATATTTTTCATACAAATAACAAAGATATTTGGGACTATGTGAATCAATTTGCAGAGTTCAATCGGTACACGAATAGCCCGATTGCAAATTTCAAAGGGGAAATATATAATTTACCTTTTAATATGAACACGTTTAATAAACTGTGGGGTGTTCTAACGCCAGAAGAAGCAAAGAAAAAAATTGAGGAGCAAAAGAAAAAGGCGAATGTTCGTAACCCTAAAAATTTAGAGGAACAAGCTATTGCTTTAGTTGGTACGGATATTTATGAAAAATTAGTTAAAGGTTATACAGAGAAACAATGGGGAAGAAATGCCACAGAGTTACCAGCATTTATTATTAAACGGTTACCAGTACGCTTTACTTATGATAATAATTACTTTAATGATAAATACCAAGGGATACCAATTGGTGGTTATACACAGATTATTGAAAAGATGCTTTCAAATCCATTCATTGATATTGAGCTGAATACGGATTTTATCGATAATAAAAATGAATATATTCGCGAGTTTCCAAAAATTATTTATACTGGAATGATTGATCAATTTTTTGATTATCAATTTGGTGAGTTGGAATATAGAAGCTTACATTTTGAAACGAAAATTCTCAATCAGGAAAATTATCAAGGAAATGCGGTTGTTAATTATACAGATGCTGAAACACCGTTTACTCGAATTATCGAGCATAAACATTTTGAATTTGGTACACAAGCGAAGACTGTCATTACGAAAGAATATCCAAAAATTTGGGAACGTGGAGATGAACCGTATTATCCCGTGAATGATAAAATAAATAATGAAAAATATCGAAAGTATCAAGAATTAGCTAATCAGAGTCCAAATATTATCTTTGGAGGCCGCTTAGGTATGTATAAATATTTTGATATGCATCAAGTGATTGCAGCAGCCTTAAAAGTAGTTAAAAGTGAATTTGGAGAGAGCGAATTGATAGAATAG
- a CDS encoding glycosyltransferase family 2 protein, translating into MKLLSVIIPCYNSQEYMNKCIDSLLPGGEDVELLIINDGSRDNTATIANDYATKYPTIVKVIHQENSGHGGAVNTGICHASGVYLKVVDSDDWVDYEAYTIVLKKLKMLLKQNANVDMIISNFVFEKEGKKHKKVMKYENVFPQDSIFTWDGIGQFRKGQYIMMHSIIYKTELLRECGLKLPKHTFYVDNLFVYKPLEHVKRMIYINADFYRYFIGREDQSVNEKVMIERIDQQIKVNKLMIEQVNLANIENEKLRQYLLNHLEIVTVISAIMLIRSGTQENLKKRTELWNYIKNKDMELYQNLRYGMLGKLINLPGRAGRKISVGAYKISQKIVGFN; encoded by the coding sequence ATGAAATTATTATCAGTTATTATTCCATGTTATAACTCGCAGGAATATATGAATAAATGCATAGACTCTCTTTTACCCGGGGGAGAAGATGTAGAGTTACTGATAATTAATGATGGATCCCGGGATAACACAGCAACGATCGCCAATGATTATGCTACAAAATATCCGACAATTGTAAAGGTAATACACCAGGAAAACAGTGGACATGGCGGTGCTGTGAATACGGGGATTTGCCATGCTTCTGGAGTCTATCTTAAAGTAGTTGATAGTGACGACTGGGTTGATTATGAGGCGTATACAATAGTATTAAAAAAGTTAAAAATGTTATTAAAACAAAATGCCAACGTTGATATGATAATTAGTAATTTCGTTTTTGAAAAAGAAGGGAAAAAGCATAAGAAGGTTATGAAATACGAAAATGTTTTCCCTCAAGATTCGATATTTACATGGGATGGGATTGGCCAATTTCGTAAAGGACAATATATTATGATGCATTCCATTATTTATAAAACGGAACTACTTAGAGAATGCGGATTAAAACTTCCAAAACACACTTTTTATGTTGATAATCTATTTGTCTATAAACCGCTAGAACATGTTAAGAGAATGATTTATATTAATGCAGATTTCTATCGATATTTTATTGGAAGAGAAGATCAATCTGTGAATGAAAAGGTAATGATAGAAAGAATTGACCAGCAAATTAAGGTAAATAAGCTTATGATTGAACAAGTAAATTTAGCGAATATCGAGAATGAAAAACTTCGCCAATATTTACTTAACCATTTAGAAATTGTAACGGTTATTTCTGCAATTATGCTTATTCGCTCTGGCACTCAAGAGAATCTTAAGAAGAGAACCGAACTATGGAATTATATTAAAAATAAAGACATGGAATTATATCAAAATCTTAGATATGGAATGCTAGGAAAACTGATTAATTTACCAGGTAGAGCTGGACGAAAAATATCTGTTGGTGCCTATAAGATATCCCAAAAAATTGTAGGTTTTAACTAA
- a CDS encoding glycoside hydrolase family 3 C-terminal domain-containing protein, whose translation MKYKELIQKMTLEEKASLMSGKDFWQSENIDRLGIPSMFLADGPHGIRKQAAAADHLGLNESIPATCYPTAATVANSWNEELVEKMGQYLGKEAVAQKVNVLLGPGINMKRNPLCGRNFEYYSEDPYLAGKMAAGLIRGIQSNGVSACVKHFAVNNQEERRMVIDTIVDERTLREIYLTAFEIAIKEGKTKTVMSSYNMLNGTHTNENMHLMREILRDEWGFDGVVVTDWGGNNDRVQGLLAGNELEMPTTNGETDREIIEAIKNGEIAEEVLDECVDRLLELIFTTEEVFGKPHHDFDETDHHQMAQNVAEESIVLLKNEENVLPLKKDKKVAVIGDFAEEARYQGAGSSIVNPTKLSHTVDCLDDSGIKIIGYEPGFERYGKKNKKKIEKACELARQADVVLLYIGLDEVTEAEGLDRQNMQIPANQVDLLNELYEVNPNIVAVLSCGSAVEMPWIDKVKGLVHGYLSGQAGAKAILNVITGKVNPSGKLAETYPLHYEDTPSYHYFPGKEVSVEYREGPYIGYRYYDTADVPVLFPFGYGLSYTTFSYSNLCVNQDGVTFNITNTGKLAGMEVAQLYVRCTSKSIFRPNKELKGFKKVFLNPGETKTVTISFDDKTFRYFNIKTNQWEIEMGQYEMLIGASSSDIRLKDTINIQGTEAPLPYSNEQLPSYYSGKVNSVSKKEFEQLLGRKVPESKWDRSKPLGYNDTIAQCQYAKGGFARFAYHLINFTYWFLRKIGKRSTANLIMMSVYHMPFRGVARMTGGIINMPMLDGILMIVNGHFFKGVNHFLKERKKMIKQSKIEIGQSEVIKEM comes from the coding sequence ATGAAGTATAAAGAATTAATACAGAAAATGACCCTAGAAGAAAAGGCCTCTCTCATGTCTGGAAAAGACTTTTGGCAATCGGAAAACATTGACCGACTTGGTATTCCTAGTATGTTTCTTGCAGACGGTCCTCACGGGATTCGGAAACAAGCAGCTGCAGCGGACCATCTGGGCTTAAATGAAAGTATTCCAGCAACTTGTTACCCAACAGCTGCAACTGTTGCGAATAGTTGGAATGAGGAACTAGTTGAAAAAATGGGTCAATATCTAGGAAAAGAGGCAGTTGCTCAAAAGGTCAATGTTTTATTAGGTCCAGGGATTAATATGAAGAGAAATCCGTTATGTGGGCGGAATTTTGAATATTATAGTGAAGATCCGTATCTTGCTGGGAAAATGGCAGCCGGTTTGATCCGCGGAATTCAATCAAATGGAGTATCTGCTTGTGTAAAGCATTTTGCGGTAAACAATCAAGAAGAAAGACGGATGGTTATTGATACGATTGTTGATGAACGGACACTTCGGGAAATTTATTTAACAGCTTTTGAAATTGCCATAAAAGAAGGAAAAACGAAAACCGTCATGTCTTCTTATAATATGTTAAATGGAACACATACAAATGAGAATATGCATTTAATGAGAGAAATCCTTCGTGATGAGTGGGGATTCGATGGTGTTGTTGTCACGGATTGGGGCGGTAATAATGACCGTGTTCAAGGTTTACTGGCAGGGAATGAATTAGAAATGCCGACGACAAATGGAGAAACAGATAGAGAAATTATCGAGGCAATTAAAAATGGAGAAATTGCAGAAGAAGTTTTAGACGAATGTGTAGACAGATTACTAGAACTTATTTTCACAACGGAGGAAGTATTTGGCAAACCACATCATGATTTTGATGAAACGGACCATCATCAAATGGCCCAAAATGTTGCGGAAGAGTCAATCGTACTATTAAAGAATGAAGAAAATGTTTTACCACTTAAAAAAGATAAAAAAGTTGCCGTAATTGGAGATTTTGCAGAAGAGGCTAGATATCAAGGAGCAGGGTCATCTATTGTAAATCCAACTAAGCTAAGTCATACGGTGGATTGTTTAGACGATTCGGGTATTAAAATAATCGGATATGAGCCGGGGTTTGAACGCTACGGGAAGAAAAATAAGAAAAAAATAGAAAAGGCATGTGAACTTGCAAGACAGGCAGATGTCGTTCTTTTATATATTGGATTGGATGAAGTAACAGAAGCAGAAGGATTAGACCGTCAAAATATGCAGATTCCTGCAAACCAAGTTGATTTATTAAATGAATTATATGAAGTAAATCCAAATATTGTTGCCGTACTTTCATGCGGCTCTGCTGTCGAAATGCCTTGGATTGATAAGGTAAAAGGATTGGTTCACGGTTATTTAAGCGGCCAAGCTGGTGCAAAAGCGATACTGAACGTTATAACTGGAAAAGTGAATCCATCGGGGAAATTGGCAGAAACTTATCCGCTACACTACGAAGATACACCTTCTTATCATTATTTTCCTGGTAAAGAAGTAAGTGTCGAATATCGCGAAGGTCCTTATATTGGTTATCGCTATTATGATACGGCCGATGTCCCTGTATTATTCCCATTTGGCTATGGATTAAGCTATACAACCTTTTCCTATTCCAATTTATGTGTGAATCAAGATGGAGTCACATTTAACATAACGAATACTGGGAAGCTAGCTGGAATGGAAGTTGCACAACTATATGTTCGTTGTACATCTAAATCGATTTTCAGACCGAATAAGGAATTAAAAGGATTTAAAAAAGTTTTTCTAAATCCAGGGGAAACGAAAACTGTAACCATTTCATTTGATGATAAAACATTTCGCTATTTTAATATTAAAACGAATCAATGGGAAATAGAAATGGGACAATATGAAATGCTAATCGGTGCATCAAGTTCAGATATAAGATTAAAGGATACAATTAATATCCAAGGAACTGAAGCACCACTTCCATATTCAAATGAACAATTGCCATCCTATTACTCTGGCAAAGTAAATAGTGTTAGTAAGAAAGAGTTTGAGCAATTACTTGGAAGAAAAGTTCCTGAATCAAAATGGGATCGTTCTAAGCCGCTTGGGTACAATGACACAATTGCACAGTGTCAATATGCGAAAGGTGGATTTGCTAGATTTGCTTACCACTTAATTAATTTTACCTATTGGTTTTTACGAAAAATTGGTAAAAGAAGTACCGCTAACTTAATTATGATGTCTGTCTATCATATGCCTTTTCGAGGAGTTGCCAGAATGACTGGTGGAATCATTAATATGCCGATGTTAGATGGAATTTTAATGATTGTTAATGGACACTTTTTTAAAGGGGTCAATCATTTTCTAAAGGAAAGGAAGAAAATGATTAAACAATCAAAGATAGAAATTGGGCAGTCAGAAGTAATTAAGGAGATGTAA
- a CDS encoding glycoside hydrolase family 3 N-terminal domain-containing protein — MGKKKNKKRSRIIWRSVLSVLLVIAIGANIALYHFSDVISAYFSTIDMDSKEAVAARESSTKLAEKISDEGVVLLQNNDNTLPIQTSKENKTKVNVFGWSFTNPIYGGTGSGASDASTAVTPKAGLEAAGFEVNDELYNDYVSTRSERPLVGMDGQDWTIPEPDPKEFYTNERMKQAKDFSDTAIIFIARSGGEGADLPTSLDGKDTFDPKGGPFGASGVRYGNKDDLDASKHYLELSNREKGMIEAVTKNFDNVVLVVNSNNTFELGWLKDYKQIKSVINIAGPGQNGFASLGKVLSGQVNPSGRTVDIYTADLMKNPAMSSFGDQYYVVENGDNSYSIATDKQKVNLNYVDYKEGVYLGYRFYETAAQEGAINYDEEVVYPFGYGLSYTEFSQEVVPNSLVWDDENISVEVKVTNTGSLEGKEVVQLYYSAPYTGKIEKPSEVLAAFAKTGEIKPGESETVKLSFKVEDMASYDSNKVFTSNGGYVLEAGKYNLMIMKDSHEKIADVASKELTQVVYDKDGRSSDKQVAVNQLDNELTGDGSLTTVLSRADGFANLDKVITQDKSYTVKDADGKTKTVTGKLIKSDFVNFINGKRYDIPEDTHEKAPVTGADNGKVLKEYAGVDYNDESWDKLLDQLTVDDLMNITTLGGYRTVEIESVGKPATLDYDGPAAINNMNMAANGQSGIAFPAEVMLASTWNVELAKQMGESIGAEAQAYGVTGWYAPAMNIHRTAFSGRNFEYYSEDGYLSGVMAAAVTKGYQSTGGYVYMKHYALNDQETNRNNGVLTWADEQTVREIYLKPFEIAVKEGGANAVMSSFNSIGNTWAGASSALLKEILRNEWGFTGLVETDFYMINAYPYMDFELGVRNGNDLYLTGAAPVGVPEVNKDSKDTLWAMRDAAHNILYTVANSSAIDSPMSSETPTWIKITIGVDVLVAFGIGIGFFLTFRKSKKKGEVEAA; from the coding sequence ATGGGTAAAAAGAAGAATAAGAAAAGATCTCGCATAATTTGGAGGTCAGTACTATCTGTTTTACTGGTAATAGCCATCGGAGCAAACATTGCATTATATCATTTTTCTGATGTTATCTCGGCATATTTTTCTACCATAGATATGGATAGTAAGGAAGCAGTTGCTGCACGTGAATCTTCCACGAAATTAGCGGAAAAAATATCGGACGAAGGTGTTGTGCTTCTTCAAAACAATGATAACACTCTTCCAATTCAGACCTCAAAAGAAAATAAGACGAAAGTAAATGTATTTGGATGGAGTTTTACAAACCCAATTTATGGTGGTACGGGTTCAGGTGCTTCAGATGCCTCTACTGCTGTCACACCAAAAGCTGGTCTTGAAGCGGCTGGATTTGAAGTAAATGATGAATTATATAATGACTATGTTTCAACTCGTAGTGAAAGACCTTTGGTAGGGATGGATGGCCAAGATTGGACAATACCAGAACCAGATCCTAAAGAATTTTATACAAATGAAAGAATGAAGCAAGCAAAGGATTTTTCTGATACTGCTATTATCTTTATTGCACGTTCTGGTGGTGAAGGTGCCGATCTTCCGACAAGTTTAGATGGTAAAGATACTTTTGATCCTAAAGGAGGACCATTTGGCGCTTCTGGTGTAAGATACGGGAATAAAGATGACCTTGATGCAAGTAAGCATTACTTAGAATTAAGTAATCGCGAGAAAGGTATGATTGAAGCAGTTACAAAGAATTTTGATAATGTTGTTCTAGTTGTAAATAGCAATAATACTTTTGAGCTTGGTTGGCTAAAAGATTACAAACAAATAAAAAGTGTGATTAATATTGCTGGACCAGGACAAAATGGATTTGCATCACTTGGAAAAGTTCTTTCTGGTCAAGTTAACCCGTCTGGAAGAACTGTAGATATTTATACAGCCGATTTAATGAAAAACCCTGCAATGAGTAGTTTTGGAGATCAGTATTATGTAGTCGAAAATGGAGATAATTCGTATTCAATCGCTACTGATAAACAAAAAGTGAATTTAAATTATGTTGATTATAAAGAAGGGGTTTATTTAGGATATCGTTTCTATGAAACAGCTGCTCAAGAGGGTGCGATAAACTATGATGAAGAAGTGGTGTACCCGTTCGGTTATGGTTTAAGTTACACAGAATTTAGTCAAGAAGTTGTTCCTAATAGTTTAGTTTGGGATGATGAAAATATTTCTGTTGAGGTAAAAGTTACGAATACGGGTTCATTAGAAGGAAAAGAAGTTGTTCAACTATATTATTCAGCACCTTATACAGGGAAGATTGAAAAACCTTCTGAAGTCCTTGCAGCATTTGCCAAGACAGGCGAGATTAAACCGGGTGAATCAGAAACTGTTAAGCTATCATTTAAGGTAGAAGATATGGCTTCTTATGATTCAAATAAAGTTTTTACAAGTAATGGTGGATATGTTCTAGAAGCTGGTAAATATAATCTAATGATTATGAAAGACTCCCATGAAAAAATTGCCGATGTAGCTTCAAAAGAACTCACGCAAGTAGTCTATGATAAAGATGGTCGTTCTTCTGATAAGCAAGTTGCAGTCAATCAGCTTGATAACGAACTGACAGGAGATGGAAGTTTAACAACTGTTCTTTCCAGAGCCGATGGTTTTGCTAATCTAGATAAGGTAATTACACAAGATAAATCTTATACGGTTAAAGATGCTGATGGCAAGACGAAGACAGTTACAGGAAAATTAATAAAATCAGATTTTGTTAATTTCATAAACGGTAAGCGCTATGATATTCCAGAAGATACTCATGAAAAAGCACCTGTAACAGGGGCAGATAATGGAAAAGTACTTAAAGAATATGCTGGTGTTGATTATAATGACGAAAGTTGGGATAAATTACTTGATCAATTAACGGTTGATGATTTAATGAATATTACAACTCTCGGAGGATATAGAACAGTTGAAATCGAATCTGTCGGTAAACCAGCTACGTTAGATTATGATGGACCAGCAGCAATTAATAATATGAATATGGCTGCGAATGGACAATCTGGTATTGCTTTTCCTGCAGAAGTTATGCTTGCTTCAACATGGAATGTAGAACTAGCAAAACAAATGGGTGAAAGTATTGGGGCTGAGGCACAAGCCTACGGAGTAACTGGTTGGTATGCTCCTGCTATGAATATTCATCGTACTGCATTTTCTGGAAGGAATTTCGAATATTATTCAGAAGATGGTTATCTATCTGGTGTGATGGCAGCAGCTGTTACAAAGGGATATCAAAGCACTGGTGGATATGTTTATATGAAGCATTATGCTTTAAACGACCAAGAAACGAACAGAAATAATGGTGTATTAACTTGGGCTGATGAACAAACTGTACGTGAAATCTATTTAAAACCATTTGAAATTGCCGTTAAAGAAGGTGGAGCAAATGCAGTGATGTCTTCCTTTAACAGTATTGGTAATACGTGGGCAGGTGCAAGTTCAGCGTTATTAAAAGAAATACTTCGCAATGAATGGGGATTCACAGGTTTAGTTGAAACAGACTTTTATATGATAAACGCCTATCCATATATGGACTTTGAATTAGGTGTACGAAATGGTAATGACTTATATCTAACTGGTGCTGCGCCTGTTGGTGTACCAGAAGTTAATAAGGATAGTAAAGATACTTTATGGGCAATGAGAGATGCTGCACATAATATCTTGTATACCGTTGCAAATAGTAGTGCAATTGATAGTCCAATGAGTTCAGAAACTCCTACCTGGATTAAAATCACGATTGGTGTTGACGTTCTTGTTGCTTTTGGTATCGGAATTGGTTTCTTCTTAACTTTCCGTAAAAGTAAGAAGAAAGGTGAAGTAGAAGCAGCGTAA
- a CDS encoding methyl-accepting chemotaxis protein, giving the protein MNIIANISDGFSKKSMNDDLRIAFKPYLENTQKFLDQATSIANDMANGNLTSVKDKYTLYESLLEKMDATENDFQKVLDKSLKHEGDLIHSRVYRSTIIIWVMGVIFITAVAIAFWISKKTIISPLKRSTKSLNTIIQKLENSEGDLTVRLEYQSEDEVGQMVKGINHFLDTLQNVMIAIKNGSTSIYQSTENVRNQIFACKDSTSSISARLEELTASMEEISSTIQTFNYGAEKVLSASNEIANDGKENLSHISNVVEQAEEFQVQMINSRKQVDDVLKDIHKSMNLSIENSRSVKRINELTVNILEISKQTNLLALNASIEAARAGVSGNGFAVVAEEIRKLSESTGEIASHIQGINTIVIQSVDDLVMNARKLMTYLDKKVIPDYGLSVQIANKYKENSDTINNMLIRYQEKSDDLKEIANNMAEGIQEISLAIDESVKVTVQSSDDTSMLLNSITLISDESSRNWETVDDLNRQVDKFKKVELDPFEELSK; this is encoded by the coding sequence ATGAATATAATCGCAAATATAAGTGATGGTTTTTCAAAGAAATCGATGAATGATGACCTTCGCATTGCATTCAAACCTTATTTAGAGAATACGCAAAAATTTTTAGACCAAGCAACGAGTATTGCAAATGATATGGCAAACGGAAATCTCACATCAGTAAAAGATAAATATACATTATATGAGTCACTATTAGAAAAAATGGACGCGACAGAAAATGATTTCCAAAAGGTTTTAGACAAAAGTTTAAAACATGAAGGAGATCTTATACATTCTAGAGTTTATCGATCAACGATTATTATTTGGGTGATGGGTGTGATTTTTATAACAGCAGTTGCCATTGCTTTTTGGATTTCCAAAAAGACAATCATATCACCATTAAAACGTTCAACAAAGAGCTTAAACACTATCATTCAGAAACTTGAAAATAGTGAAGGTGATCTAACAGTTCGCCTTGAATATCAATCTGAAGATGAAGTTGGGCAGATGGTTAAAGGCATTAATCATTTTCTAGATACATTACAAAATGTCATGATAGCCATTAAAAATGGTTCAACTTCGATTTATCAATCTACCGAAAATGTTCGTAACCAAATATTCGCTTGTAAAGACTCTACATCTAGCATTTCTGCTAGATTGGAGGAATTAACCGCTAGTATGGAAGAAATAAGTAGTACCATTCAGACTTTCAATTATGGCGCTGAAAAAGTTTTATCTGCGTCCAATGAAATCGCTAATGATGGTAAAGAAAATTTAAGCCATATTAGCAATGTAGTTGAACAGGCAGAAGAATTTCAAGTTCAAATGATAAATAGTAGAAAACAGGTAGACGATGTTCTGAAAGATATTCACAAATCAATGAATTTGTCTATAGAGAATAGCCGCTCAGTAAAAAGAATAAATGAACTCACGGTAAATATTTTAGAGATTTCGAAACAAACGAACTTACTTGCATTAAATGCATCCATTGAGGCAGCTAGAGCAGGAGTGTCAGGTAATGGATTTGCAGTAGTTGCGGAGGAGATTAGGAAACTATCAGAAAGTACAGGAGAGATAGCAAGTCATATTCAAGGAATAAATACAATTGTCATTCAGTCCGTAGATGATTTAGTTATGAATGCGAGAAAACTGATGACCTATTTAGACAAAAAGGTGATACCTGATTATGGTCTTTCTGTTCAAATTGCAAATAAATATAAGGAAAATAGTGATACAATAAACAATATGTTAATTCGCTATCAAGAGAAGTCCGATGATTTGAAGGAAATCGCAAATAATATGGCAGAAGGTATTCAAGAAATTTCATTAGCCATTGATGAAAGTGTTAAAGTAACGGTTCAATCAAGTGACGATACTTCAATGTTATTAAATTCGATCACGTTAATTTCTGATGAATCTTCGAGAAATTGGGAAACTGTCGATGATTTAAATAGACAGGTTGATAAATTTAAAAAAGTTGAATTGGATCCATTCGAGGAACTTTCTAAATGA